In Cytobacillus oceanisediminis, the following proteins share a genomic window:
- a CDS encoding ubiquinol-cytochrome c reductase iron-sulfur subunit, whose product MSKNRVSRRQFLNYTLTGVGGFMAAGMLMPMVRFAVDPVLQAAGESDFIPTKQKVAEITETPTRIDYTFEQQDAWYTSEVTGTAWVYKDEKGEIVALSPVCKHLGCVVDWNTDKSNPDHFYCPCHGGLYTKDGTNVPGTPPVAALDVFPYTEKDGFLYLGKAEPRKEA is encoded by the coding sequence ATGAGCAAAAATCGAGTTTCTAGACGTCAATTCCTAAACTATACACTTACTGGTGTAGGCGGTTTCATGGCAGCTGGCATGCTGATGCCGATGGTCCGTTTTGCGGTCGATCCTGTATTGCAGGCAGCTGGTGAGAGTGATTTTATCCCAACAAAGCAAAAAGTGGCTGAAATTACTGAAACGCCAACAAGGATTGATTACACATTTGAACAGCAGGATGCTTGGTACACATCCGAAGTTACCGGCACTGCTTGGGTTTATAAGGATGAAAAAGGTGAAATTGTAGCATTGTCTCCAGTATGTAAGCATTTAGGGTGCGTAGTTGACTGGAATACTGACAAATCAAACCCTGATCATTTCTACTGCCCTTGCCATGGCGGCCTTTATACAAAGGATGGGACAAACGTTCCAGGTACACCGCCGGTTGCAGCGCTAGATGTATTTCCTTACACAGAAAAAGACGGCTTTTTGTATTTAGGCAAGGCTGAACCGCGAAAGGAGGCGTAA
- a CDS encoding YpiF family protein, with protein MKWVSQDIEMFLKEKQYVDTAVLPLLPVSFGDDIKQSVAMTEFISLLSVQLERQFRGRLIMLPGYAYLKSAGEDSLLSGLGKWEAELKAQGFNHIFLLTSDSMWKSLEDRLEGGLIWLPSLPLEHMDENYRNSILDDQVKQLLNLFVQKWQNGE; from the coding sequence ATGAAATGGGTATCACAGGATATCGAAATGTTCCTTAAAGAAAAGCAATATGTAGACACTGCAGTTCTGCCGCTCCTTCCAGTATCATTTGGCGATGATATCAAACAGTCTGTAGCCATGACAGAATTTATATCGCTTCTAAGTGTGCAGCTTGAACGGCAATTCAGAGGCCGCCTGATCATGCTTCCTGGCTATGCCTATCTGAAATCAGCAGGGGAAGACAGCCTGCTCAGCGGCTTGGGCAAATGGGAAGCAGAATTGAAGGCACAGGGGTTTAATCACATATTCCTTCTAACTTCAGACAGCATGTGGAAATCACTTGAAGACCGCTTGGAAGGAGGTTTGATTTGGCTGCCATCCCTGCCTCTTGAGCATATGGATGAAAACTATCGAAATTCCATTCTGGATGACCAGGTGAAGCAGCTGTTGAATTTATTCGTGCAAAAGTGGCAAAATGGTGAATAG
- a CDS encoding ReoY family proteolytic degradation factor codes for MATPVSVNEKKDFIRWFLNHYQLKRRECVWILNYLMSHDQLMEKVHFVEQAQYCPRGLIMSTHCVDEVPFRFYKENVMTTDAEKSFHDIRLNRDEEIYIQLNFHASNKAHQYAAVMEENPFMPKTLQINEKDRLIAERFLTESLEKFRREKLLELIDEALDKQDKKAFNILTQQLNRIETT; via the coding sequence ATGGCGACCCCTGTATCTGTCAACGAGAAGAAAGATTTTATCCGCTGGTTTTTAAACCATTATCAGCTCAAAAGAAGAGAATGCGTATGGATTCTCAATTATTTGATGAGCCATGACCAGCTTATGGAGAAAGTGCATTTTGTGGAGCAGGCACAGTATTGTCCAAGAGGCCTGATCATGTCCACCCATTGTGTGGATGAAGTTCCTTTCCGTTTTTATAAAGAGAATGTAATGACCACAGACGCGGAGAAGTCCTTCCATGATATCCGCTTAAACAGGGATGAAGAGATTTACATTCAGCTTAATTTCCATGCTTCCAACAAGGCACATCAGTATGCAGCGGTTATGGAGGAAAACCCCTTTATGCCAAAAACACTCCAGATTAATGAAAAGGACCGGCTGATCGCGGAAAGGTTCCTGACAGAAAGCCTGGAGAAGTTCAGAAGAGAAAAACTCCTTGAGCTGATTGATGAAGCATTGGATAAGCAGGATAAAAAAGCTTTTAACATTTTGACTCAGCAGCTGAATAGAATAGAAACAACCTAA
- a CDS encoding tetratricopeptide repeat protein, with protein sequence MDKVNKIITLLENGHHEEALESYQQILLDGSHEERFLLAEELFQYGFLEESKALYERLLEAYPEEGELLVLLAETHIDLGNEEEAILVLERINEHDPSFPQSLLLLADLYQMDGLFEVSEQKLLKAKEILPDEVIVDFALGELYAEQGRFLEAKRIYENVLGKEEVIAGINVNQRMGDILSAGGAFEEALPYYEKALDDKLEINTLFSYAFTALQAGFNRTAIEKLTELKELDPEYHSLYLYLAQAYEREEEAGKGLEAVKEGLKQDDFNKELFFYGGKLALKNGNEKEAEDMFRQALALDPEYVQAAIYINKLLLQQERYEDVIEITDILNELEEPQLIWDSAVAFQHTEEYSEALNKYQLAYTFFKQQPDFLSDYGYFLAEEGKREEAAEIFNTLIKLEPGNEEYLDVLERLTDDFLA encoded by the coding sequence ATGGATAAAGTAAATAAAATCATTACTCTTTTAGAAAACGGTCATCACGAAGAAGCATTGGAGAGCTATCAGCAAATACTGCTGGATGGTTCACATGAAGAAAGGTTCCTGCTGGCAGAAGAACTGTTCCAGTATGGATTCCTTGAGGAATCAAAAGCATTATATGAACGTCTTCTGGAAGCATATCCGGAAGAAGGGGAACTGCTCGTTCTGTTAGCTGAAACACATATTGATCTGGGAAATGAAGAGGAAGCCATCCTCGTCCTTGAAAGAATAAATGAGCATGATCCAAGCTTTCCGCAGTCGCTTCTCCTATTAGCAGACCTTTATCAAATGGATGGTCTATTCGAGGTCAGCGAACAAAAACTGCTGAAAGCAAAAGAAATATTGCCTGATGAAGTAATTGTAGATTTTGCTTTGGGGGAACTTTATGCAGAGCAGGGAAGGTTCCTGGAAGCAAAGCGGATTTACGAAAATGTTCTCGGGAAAGAGGAAGTCATTGCAGGCATAAATGTAAATCAGAGAATGGGGGATATTCTCAGCGCAGGAGGGGCATTTGAAGAAGCCCTTCCATATTACGAAAAAGCGCTTGATGATAAACTGGAGATTAATACCCTTTTCAGCTATGCTTTTACAGCGCTGCAAGCTGGCTTTAACCGTACAGCAATTGAAAAATTGACAGAACTGAAGGAACTGGACCCCGAGTATCATTCACTGTATTTATACCTTGCCCAGGCATACGAGCGGGAGGAAGAGGCTGGAAAAGGTCTTGAAGCGGTAAAGGAAGGCTTAAAACAGGACGATTTTAATAAAGAACTATTCTTCTATGGCGGTAAGCTCGCCCTGAAAAATGGCAATGAAAAAGAAGCTGAAGATATGTTCAGGCAGGCTCTTGCACTGGATCCTGAATATGTCCAGGCAGCCATTTATATAAATAAACTGCTTCTCCAGCAGGAAAGATATGAAGATGTAATCGAGATCACTGATATTTTGAACGAGCTTGAAGAGCCGCAGCTTATATGGGATTCAGCTGTTGCCTTTCAGCATACTGAAGAATATTCAGAGGCATTAAACAAATATCAGCTTGCATATACTTTCTTTAAACAGCAGCCTGATTTTCTTTCAGATTACGGATATTTTTTAGCAGAGGAAGGAAAAAGGGAAGAGGCTGCCGAAATTTTTAATACACTAATCAAACTGGAGCCAGGCAATGAAGAGTATCTCGATGTTCTGGAAAGACTCACAGATGATTTTCTTGCTTAA
- the aroA gene encoding 3-phosphoshikimate 1-carboxyvinyltransferase produces MIPANLRTNLKGLSGEIAVPGDKSISHRSVMFGSIAQGKTVVTNFLLGEDCLSTIACFRKLGVSIEQEGNKVTIMGQGMDGLQEPEDILDVGNSGTTIRLMMGILAGRPFHSVLVGDESIAKRPMTRVTVPLSLFGAKINGRKNGEFTPLSVIGGPLTGVTYELPVASAQVKSSLLFAGLQASGETVIIEPMKTRDHTERMIKQFGGEAAADGHTIRIKGGQTLTGTEIHVPGDISSAAFFLAAGAIVPNSEIKLKNVGLNPTRTGIIEVLQQMGADISIEPYENGSAEPAGDITIRTSHLKGTVIEGALIPRLIDEIPIIALLATQAEGETVIKDAEELKVKETNRIDTVVNELSKLGADITATEDGMLIRGRSSLSGGTVSSHGDHRIGMMLSVAAAISKGEVQLHKKEAISVSYPSFFEHFESLIS; encoded by the coding sequence ATGATTCCGGCAAATTTGAGAACAAATCTTAAAGGATTAAGCGGAGAAATTGCGGTACCAGGTGATAAATCCATATCTCATCGATCTGTAATGTTTGGATCAATTGCACAGGGAAAGACTGTTGTAACCAATTTCCTGCTTGGTGAGGACTGTTTAAGCACGATAGCATGCTTTCGAAAGCTGGGAGTATCTATTGAACAGGAAGGCAATAAAGTCACCATTATGGGGCAGGGGATGGATGGATTACAGGAACCCGAAGATATTTTGGATGTTGGCAATTCCGGTACGACCATTCGCCTTATGATGGGAATCCTGGCTGGCCGTCCGTTCCATTCGGTCCTTGTCGGGGATGAATCAATAGCAAAAAGGCCAATGACAAGAGTTACCGTGCCACTAAGTTTATTTGGAGCGAAGATTAATGGCAGGAAAAATGGAGAATTTACTCCTTTATCAGTAATTGGAGGACCGCTGACAGGGGTAACGTATGAGCTTCCTGTTGCGAGTGCACAGGTAAAATCATCGCTGCTCTTTGCCGGTCTGCAGGCCAGCGGGGAAACAGTCATTATTGAACCCATGAAGACGCGTGATCATACCGAGAGAATGATTAAGCAATTTGGCGGGGAAGCTGCTGCGGATGGGCATACCATTCGGATTAAAGGCGGACAAACACTAACAGGGACGGAAATTCATGTTCCTGGCGATATATCTTCTGCTGCCTTCTTTCTGGCTGCAGGAGCCATTGTGCCTAATAGTGAGATTAAATTGAAAAACGTAGGGCTGAATCCTACAAGGACCGGCATCATTGAAGTTTTGCAGCAGATGGGTGCAGATATAAGCATTGAGCCATATGAAAATGGATCAGCCGAGCCTGCAGGAGATATTACCATTAGAACATCCCACCTTAAAGGAACCGTTATCGAAGGGGCGCTCATTCCCCGGCTTATCGATGAAATTCCTATTATTGCCCTGCTCGCAACACAGGCAGAAGGAGAAACAGTAATCAAGGATGCAGAAGAACTTAAAGTCAAGGAAACGAATCGCATTGACACGGTTGTCAATGAACTGTCAAAGCTTGGTGCCGATATTACTGCTACGGAAGATGGAATGTTGATCAGAGGGAGATCATCCCTTTCAGGAGGAACTGTTTCAAGCCATGGGGACCATCGAATCGGCATGATGCTTTCGGTTGCCGCTGCCATTTCAAAGGGGGAAGTTCAGCTTCATAAGAAAGAGGCTATTTCTGTATCCTATCCGTCGTTTTTCGAGCATTTTGAAAGCCTTATTTCATAA
- a CDS encoding prephenate dehydrogenase: protein MRGKIFIIGLGLIGGSLALSIKRSHSESMIIGFDVNKEQGRLAEMLGVADEISATIEDGARDADLILIAAPVQETQKIIHILNECELKSTVIISDAGSTKKGIVSCAKVLKEKGIAFIGGHPMAGSHKSGVTAAKALLFENAFYLLTPEDHISPAEVERLKEWLSGTKAKFLTISPEEHDYITGIVSHFPHMVAASLVHQAEKTSRSQKLIPRLAAGGFRDITRIASSSPAMWRDILLQNKEVLLKLMEDWQEEMENVKSILKQENSEGIFEYFSSAKLFRDELPQKEKGAIPAFYDLFVDVPDYPGVISEITGYLAKEEISITNIRILETREEIYGVLVISFQTEEDRERAINCLERYTSYETTIGL from the coding sequence ATGAGAGGGAAAATCTTTATTATCGGCCTTGGTTTGATCGGCGGTTCTTTGGCATTATCAATAAAAAGAAGCCATAGTGAGAGCATGATCATCGGCTTTGATGTAAATAAAGAGCAGGGACGCCTTGCTGAAATGCTTGGGGTCGCAGATGAAATTTCTGCTACTATTGAAGATGGGGCAAGGGACGCCGATTTAATTTTAATAGCTGCACCTGTGCAGGAAACACAAAAAATTATACATATATTAAATGAGTGTGAATTGAAAAGCACGGTCATCATTTCGGATGCAGGCAGCACTAAAAAGGGAATTGTCAGCTGTGCTAAGGTACTGAAGGAAAAAGGAATTGCTTTTATCGGAGGCCACCCGATGGCAGGCTCCCATAAGAGCGGTGTCACAGCAGCAAAAGCATTGCTTTTTGAAAATGCCTTTTATCTGCTCACTCCTGAAGATCATATTTCCCCAGCAGAGGTTGAAAGGTTAAAAGAATGGCTCTCAGGGACGAAAGCAAAATTTCTAACCATATCGCCTGAAGAACATGATTATATAACTGGTATCGTGAGCCATTTCCCGCATATGGTGGCTGCTTCTCTTGTCCATCAGGCAGAAAAGACAAGCCGTTCGCAAAAGCTGATTCCAAGACTGGCTGCTGGCGGATTCAGGGATATTACCAGAATTGCCTCCAGCAGCCCTGCAATGTGGAGAGATATTCTTCTTCAGAATAAAGAAGTGCTGCTTAAGTTAATGGAGGATTGGCAGGAAGAAATGGAGAATGTTAAATCAATCCTCAAGCAAGAAAACAGTGAGGGCATTTTTGAGTATTTTTCCAGTGCAAAACTGTTCAGGGATGAACTTCCGCAAAAAGAAAAAGGGGCAATTCCGGCATTTTATGATCTCTTCGTCGATGTGCCGGACTACCCTGGTGTCATTTCAGAAATCACTGGATATTTAGCCAAGGAAGAAATCAGCATTACGAATATCAGAATACTGGAAACAAGAGAAGAAATCTATGGAGTCCTGGTTATCAGCTTTCAGACTGAAGAGGACCGGGAACGGGCAATTAATTGCTTAGAGCGATATACAAGCTATGAAACAACCATCGGTCTATAG
- the hisC gene encoding histidinol-phosphate transaminase — MKWKEQLLNLTPYQPGKSIDQVKKEYGLEKIVKLASNENPFGCSEKVLFTMNQSPSFFALYPDGYASELRTALAGHLSIQEDQLIFGNGSDEIIQMISRALLSPETNTVMAAPTFPQYRHNAVVEGAEIREIPLIDGGHDLDGMLAAIDENTAVVWVCSPNNPTGNYVNESSLLSFLQKVPRDVLVVLDEAYYEYVIAEDYYNALDLIRKFENLIVLRTFSKIYGLASLRVGYGIADPQTIKALEPVREPFNVNKFAQAAAAAAIGDQNFIEECRQKNREGLEQFYTFCEAHGLEYYPSQGNFILINFNADSNEVFQFLLEKGYIVRSGKALGFQGYVRVTVGSKEQNDGVLAAMDQYLSKQAAAL, encoded by the coding sequence ATGAAATGGAAGGAACAGCTGTTGAATTTAACTCCTTACCAGCCGGGAAAATCAATTGATCAAGTAAAAAAGGAATACGGTCTGGAGAAAATAGTTAAGCTTGCTTCAAATGAAAATCCGTTTGGGTGCTCTGAAAAAGTTCTTTTTACTATGAATCAGTCACCATCATTTTTTGCGCTGTATCCCGATGGTTATGCTTCTGAACTGCGGACGGCTCTGGCTGGACACCTAAGCATACAGGAAGATCAGCTGATTTTTGGCAACGGCTCGGATGAAATTATTCAAATGATTTCAAGAGCTTTATTAAGTCCAGAAACAAATACTGTTATGGCTGCGCCAACATTCCCTCAATATAGGCATAATGCTGTAGTAGAAGGTGCGGAAATAAGGGAAATTCCATTAATTGATGGGGGACATGATCTTGATGGAATGCTGGCTGCTATCGATGAAAACACAGCTGTAGTATGGGTTTGCAGTCCAAACAATCCGACAGGGAACTATGTTAATGAATCTTCATTGCTTTCCTTTCTGCAAAAGGTGCCTCGTGATGTATTGGTTGTCCTTGATGAAGCTTATTATGAATATGTTATAGCTGAGGATTACTACAATGCATTGGATTTGATCCGGAAATTCGAAAATTTGATTGTCCTGCGTACATTTTCGAAAATTTATGGCTTAGCAAGCCTTAGGGTAGGCTATGGAATTGCAGATCCTCAAACTATCAAAGCTCTGGAGCCGGTTAGGGAGCCATTCAATGTAAACAAGTTTGCTCAGGCTGCAGCTGCTGCAGCCATTGGGGATCAGAATTTTATCGAAGAGTGCAGACAGAAAAATCGGGAAGGACTGGAACAATTCTATACTTTCTGTGAAGCACATGGACTGGAATACTACCCTTCACAGGGGAATTTCATTTTAATCAACTTTAATGCCGATTCAAATGAAGTGTTTCAATTTTTGCTTGAAAAAGGGTATATCGTCCGTTCCGGCAAAGCACTTGGCTTCCAGGGATATGTCCGTGTCACAGTAGGTTCCAAGGAACAGAATGATGGAGTACTTGCCGCAATGGATCAATACCTTTCAAAGCAGGCTGCAGCATTGTAG
- the aroH gene encoding chorismate mutase, with product MIRGVRGAVTVEKNSESEVLEATELLIRQMIRENKIKSEDVASVFISVTEELTAAFPAKAMRSIEGWTYVPVMCMREIPVEGSLRNCIRVMMHVNTDAPQQNIYHIYLRDAIQLRPDLKTTDSP from the coding sequence GTGATTCGAGGGGTGAGGGGAGCCGTCACCGTAGAGAAGAATAGCGAGTCTGAGGTATTAGAAGCAACTGAGCTGCTGATCAGACAAATGATTCGGGAGAATAAGATTAAATCTGAGGATGTTGCTTCTGTGTTTATATCCGTTACGGAAGAATTAACAGCAGCCTTTCCCGCAAAGGCAATGCGTTCAATAGAGGGCTGGACTTATGTTCCTGTCATGTGCATGAGAGAAATACCTGTTGAAGGATCACTTCGGAATTGTATTAGGGTTATGATGCATGTGAATACAGATGCCCCTCAGCAGAATATCTATCATATATATTTGCGTGATGCCATCCAGCTTCGCCCAGATCTAAAGACCACAGACTCTCCTTAA
- the aroB gene encoding 3-dehydroquinate synthase, with protein sequence MNSISIKTPGRTYPVYIGAGAIEALGSYIKDTFPAMTNLMIITDETVRDIHLPALEAALKDIEAKVCTVPSGEKAKTFEVYYQCLSFALEHKLDRKSLILAFGGGAVGDLGGFVAATFMRGIPFIQIPTTILAHDSAVGGKVAINHPSGKNMVGSFYQPQAVFYDLDFLDSLPQKEWRSGFAEVIKHSLINDMNFYLSLKNSIRSLDGLPSDELRGMLTKGIEIKGRIVAEDEKEAGVRAFLNFGHTLGHAIEAEKGYGEWTHGESVAVGMLFALQLSEKMLDLRFDVNDFRRWLDQLGYKTDLPEDLSHSKLLERMKQDKKSEGQKVRFVLLKEVGSPVIHQVSDDLILQELAIFLN encoded by the coding sequence ATGAATAGTATTTCAATCAAAACACCTGGCAGGACCTATCCCGTTTATATAGGGGCTGGAGCAATTGAGGCATTGGGATCATATATTAAAGATACTTTTCCGGCCATGACGAATTTAATGATAATCACAGATGAAACGGTCCGGGACATACATCTGCCTGCGCTGGAAGCAGCACTTAAGGATATAGAGGCAAAAGTCTGCACAGTGCCTAGCGGGGAGAAAGCCAAAACATTTGAAGTTTACTATCAATGCTTGTCATTTGCTTTAGAACATAAGCTTGACCGAAAATCTCTTATTCTGGCGTTTGGCGGGGGAGCTGTCGGAGATTTGGGAGGTTTCGTGGCAGCCACATTTATGAGGGGGATACCTTTCATTCAGATTCCTACTACCATATTGGCGCATGATAGCGCTGTTGGGGGGAAAGTTGCCATCAACCATCCTTCAGGAAAAAATATGGTGGGGTCTTTTTATCAGCCTCAAGCCGTATTTTATGACTTGGATTTTCTTGATTCCCTTCCTCAAAAAGAGTGGCGCTCAGGGTTTGCAGAAGTTATAAAGCATAGCTTGATAAATGATATGAACTTTTATTTGAGTCTTAAAAACAGCATCCGCTCGCTTGATGGCCTTCCTTCTGATGAATTAAGAGGGATGCTTACAAAGGGAATAGAAATCAAAGGCAGGATCGTTGCTGAGGATGAAAAGGAAGCTGGTGTTCGTGCATTCTTGAACTTCGGCCATACCCTGGGTCATGCAATCGAAGCAGAAAAAGGCTATGGAGAATGGACACATGGAGAATCTGTCGCAGTAGGAATGCTATTCGCACTCCAATTAAGTGAAAAAATGCTTGATCTGCGTTTTGATGTTAACGATTTCCGGCGCTGGCTTGATCAGCTTGGCTACAAAACCGATCTCCCGGAAGATTTATCACATTCTAAACTGCTGGAACGGATGAAACAGGATAAAAAATCAGAAGGCCAGAAGGTCCGCTTTGTTCTTTTAAAAGAAGTGGGCAGTCCCGTTATACACCAGGTTTCTGATGACTTGATTCTGCAGGAGCTTGCAATATTTTTAAATTAA
- the aroC gene encoding chorismate synthase, whose protein sequence is MRYLTSGESHGPQLTTIIEGLPAGMPLIDSDINEELARRQKGYGRGRRMQIEKDTVQITAGIRHGYTLGSPVALVVENNDWKHWTKIMGQDPLNPEDEGEVKRKISRPRPGHADLNGALKYGHRDMRNVLERSSARETTVRVAAGAAAKKLLSELGIEVAAHVIEIGGVVSGKRDYSSLKELKEITEDSPVRCLDQDAGQKMMDAIDSAKENGDSIGGIVEVIVEGMPPGVGSYVHYDRKLDSKLAGAMVSINAFKGVEFGIGFEAARKPGSEVHDEIAWDPEKGYYRKTNRLGGLEGGMTTGMPIVVRGVMKPIPTLYKPLQSVDIETKEPFSASIERSDSCAVPAAAVVAENVIAWELASAIVDQFYSDRFEALKASVEQQRKFAREF, encoded by the coding sequence TTGAGATATCTTACATCTGGTGAATCTCACGGACCGCAGCTGACCACTATAATAGAAGGGCTGCCTGCAGGAATGCCGCTGATTGATTCAGATATAAATGAAGAGCTTGCCAGACGCCAGAAAGGCTATGGCAGAGGCAGAAGGATGCAAATTGAAAAGGATACTGTTCAAATAACAGCGGGGATCAGGCATGGATATACATTGGGATCGCCGGTGGCACTTGTTGTTGAGAATAATGATTGGAAGCATTGGACAAAAATTATGGGTCAGGACCCTCTTAATCCTGAGGATGAGGGTGAAGTGAAGAGAAAAATATCACGTCCCCGTCCAGGCCATGCTGACTTAAATGGAGCCCTTAAATATGGGCACAGGGATATGAGGAATGTGTTGGAGCGATCTTCAGCCAGGGAAACCACGGTGAGGGTGGCAGCCGGTGCGGCTGCGAAAAAACTGCTCTCTGAATTGGGGATTGAAGTTGCAGCACATGTTATTGAAATTGGCGGGGTTGTTTCAGGCAAAAGGGATTATTCTTCACTAAAGGAGTTAAAGGAAATCACAGAAGATTCGCCTGTCCGCTGTCTGGATCAGGATGCCGGCCAAAAAATGATGGATGCCATTGATTCCGCGAAAGAAAATGGCGATTCCATTGGCGGAATAGTGGAGGTTATTGTTGAAGGCATGCCTCCGGGAGTTGGAAGTTATGTACACTATGACCGTAAGCTAGATTCGAAGCTTGCAGGTGCAATGGTGAGCATTAATGCTTTTAAAGGTGTTGAGTTTGGCATTGGTTTTGAGGCTGCAAGGAAGCCTGGAAGTGAAGTTCATGATGAAATCGCATGGGATCCTGAAAAAGGCTATTATCGGAAAACGAACCGGCTTGGCGGCTTAGAAGGGGGCATGACAACGGGTATGCCTATCGTCGTCAGAGGAGTGATGAAACCAATTCCAACCCTCTATAAGCCCCTTCAAAGTGTCGACATTGAAACAAAGGAACCCTTCTCAGCAAGCATAGAGCGTTCTGACAGCTGTGCAGTACCAGCAGCTGCAGTCGTTGCAGAAAATGTAATTGCCTGGGAACTGGCTTCAGCCATTGTGGATCAATTTTATTCTGACCGGTTTGAAGCATTAAAAGCTTCGGTTGAACAGCAAAGAAAATTTGCGAGGGAGTTTTAA
- a CDS encoding CheR family methyltransferase encodes MANDYQDFILNIKRKTGIDLSLYKEAQMKRRLISLYEKKSFNSFGDFFNGIVKDRELLNDFLDRMTINVSEFYRNAQRWEVLEKKILPGLLEQNRNLKIWSAACSTGEEPYTIAMILSKLLPISQIKITATDIDENALARARMGVYPERSLNEVPETMRLKFFRREGSYYKVSEDIKKTVIFKKQNLLADDFGGPFDLIVCRNVLIYFTEEAKDQLYHKFSSALRKDGIFFVGSTEQIFNSGRYHLESAETFFYRKE; translated from the coding sequence ATGGCTAACGATTATCAGGATTTTATTCTAAATATAAAAAGAAAAACAGGAATCGATCTTTCTCTCTACAAAGAAGCACAAATGAAGAGAAGGCTCATATCATTGTATGAGAAAAAAAGCTTTAATTCATTTGGAGATTTTTTTAATGGCATAGTTAAGGATAGGGAGCTCCTGAATGATTTTTTGGACAGGATGACGATAAATGTTTCTGAATTTTACCGTAATGCGCAGAGGTGGGAGGTGCTCGAAAAAAAAATCCTGCCGGGGCTATTAGAGCAGAATAGGAATCTGAAAATCTGGAGCGCAGCATGCTCCACTGGTGAAGAGCCTTATACAATTGCCATGATTTTATCAAAATTGCTGCCAATATCCCAAATAAAGATTACTGCAACAGATATTGATGAAAATGCCCTTGCGAGGGCTCGGATGGGTGTATACCCAGAACGTTCGCTTAATGAAGTTCCTGAAACGATGAGACTTAAGTTCTTTAGGCGTGAAGGAAGTTACTATAAAGTATCCGAGGATATAAAAAAGACGGTAATTTTTAAAAAGCAAAATCTCCTTGCAGACGATTTTGGCGGGCCGTTTGATTTAATTGTATGCAGGAACGTTCTCATTTATTTTACAGAGGAAGCTAAGGATCAGCTTTATCACAAATTCAGCAGCGCATTAAGAAAAGATGGCATATTCTTTGTTGGGAGCACTGAACAGATTTTTAACTCTGGCCGCTATCACTTGGAATCTGCTGAAACCTTCTTTTATAGAAAAGAATAA
- the ndk gene encoding nucleoside-diphosphate kinase, protein MERTFLMVKPDGVQRNLIGEIVSRFEKKGFQLVGGKLMSISQELAEEHYGEHKERPFFGELVDFITSGPVFAMVWEGENVIATARQMMGSTNPKDAAPGTIRGDFGITVGKNVIHGSDSPASAEREIGLFFKEEEKVEYKKLMNEWIN, encoded by the coding sequence ATGGAAAGAACATTTTTAATGGTTAAACCAGACGGAGTACAGCGCAATCTAATCGGGGAAATCGTTTCCCGTTTCGAAAAGAAAGGCTTTCAGCTTGTAGGCGGCAAGCTAATGAGCATTAGCCAGGAACTTGCGGAAGAGCATTATGGAGAGCATAAAGAGCGTCCATTCTTCGGAGAACTTGTTGACTTTATTACGTCCGGACCAGTATTCGCAATGGTTTGGGAAGGTGAAAATGTTATCGCTACAGCTCGTCAGATGATGGGTTCAACAAATCCTAAAGATGCTGCTCCTGGAACAATCCGCGGAGATTTCGGCATTACAGTTGGAAAAAATGTAATCCATGGATCAGATTCACCGGCAAGTGCAGAACGTGAAATCGGCCTTTTCTTCAAAGAGGAAGAAAAAGTGGAATACAAAAAACTAATGAATGAATGGATTAACTAA